In Saprospiraceae bacterium, one DNA window encodes the following:
- a CDS encoding mechanosensitive ion channel family protein, whose protein sequence is MLLQATNVVTAPINLITQITNIAIEYAPKLAGAVVVYIIGSFLIGWIGKAVNKGLNAKKVDPSLQSFLYSMVKVLLTILLLLTVFGMLGVNLTSFAAILAGLAVGVGAALNGTLGNFAGGVMMLLFKPFKLGDLIEAQGHVGNVTEQGIFNTFLLSPENKTVILANGALSTGTIVNYTTHGNLRVDINMAIDPGVSIEKARKVAIDAMLALPDVLHTPAPEVSVLKVGDGMTTLAIRPYCAQKDYWTVFFGAQEAVKNAFDAHGVDGPIPHRVIINK, encoded by the coding sequence ATGTTACTTCAAGCAACAAATGTAGTCACTGCCCCAATCAACCTAATTACCCAAATCACTAACATAGCGATAGAGTATGCACCTAAATTAGCTGGGGCAGTCGTCGTTTATATTATTGGTTCTTTTCTCATCGGATGGATAGGCAAGGCTGTGAACAAAGGTCTGAATGCCAAAAAAGTTGATCCATCGCTTCAGTCATTTTTATATTCAATGGTCAAAGTATTGCTCACCATCTTACTTCTGTTGACCGTGTTTGGTATGTTGGGTGTAAACCTTACTTCATTCGCAGCCATTCTTGCTGGCTTAGCAGTAGGCGTCGGAGCCGCGCTAAACGGGACACTTGGCAACTTTGCCGGCGGTGTAATGATGTTATTATTTAAACCATTCAAGCTTGGAGATCTGATAGAAGCACAAGGACATGTTGGGAATGTCACAGAACAAGGCATTTTCAATACTTTCCTGCTTTCACCTGAAAATAAAACTGTAATTCTGGCAAATGGTGCGCTATCTACAGGAACCATTGTAAACTATACCACACATGGTAACCTCAGAGTAGATATAAATATGGCTATTGATCCCGGAGTAAGCATTGAGAAAGCCAGAAAAGTAGCCATAGATGCCATGTTAGCCCTTCCTGATGTATTACACACTCCTGCTCCTGAAGTAAGCGTCTTAAAAGTAGGTGACGGAATGACAACACTTGCCATCAGACCATATTGTGCTCAAAAAGATTACTGGACTGTATTTTTTGGAGCTCAGGAAGCTGTAAAAAATGCATTTGACGCACATGGTGTTGATGGACCAATTCCTCACAGAGTGATCATAAATAAATAA